The following are encoded in a window of uncultured Pseudomonas sp. genomic DNA:
- a CDS encoding ABC transporter ATP-binding protein, with protein sequence MAEATPALEIRDLHKRYGDLEVLKGISLTARDGDVISILGSSGSGKSTFLRCINLLENPHKGQIIVAGEELKLKAAKNGELVAADSRQINRLRSEIGFVFQNFNLWPHMSVLDNIIEAPRRVLGQSKAEAIEVAEALLTKVGIADKRHVYPNQLSGGQQQRAAIARTLAMQPKVILFDEPTSALDPEMVQEVLNVIRALADEGRTMLLVTHEMGFARQVSSEVVFLHQGLVEEQGSPEQVFDNPNSARCKQFMSSNH encoded by the coding sequence ATGGCCGAGGCCACGCCTGCGCTGGAAATTCGCGACCTGCATAAACGCTACGGCGACCTTGAGGTGCTTAAAGGCATCTCGCTCACCGCTCGCGATGGCGATGTGATTTCCATCCTCGGCTCCTCCGGTTCCGGCAAATCGACTTTTCTGCGCTGCATCAATTTGCTGGAAAACCCGCACAAGGGTCAGATCATCGTCGCCGGCGAAGAGCTCAAGCTCAAAGCGGCGAAAAATGGCGAGCTGGTTGCCGCTGACAGCCGACAGATCAATCGCTTGCGCAGCGAGATCGGCTTTGTCTTCCAGAACTTCAACCTGTGGCCGCACATGAGCGTGCTCGATAACATTATCGAAGCCCCGCGCCGCGTGCTCGGCCAGAGCAAGGCCGAAGCCATAGAGGTGGCCGAAGCGCTGCTGACCAAAGTCGGCATCGCCGACAAGCGCCACGTTTACCCCAATCAGCTTTCCGGCGGCCAGCAGCAGCGCGCAGCGATTGCCCGCACTCTGGCCATGCAGCCGAAAGTCATTCTGTTCGATGAGCCCACTTCGGCTCTCGACCCGGAAATGGTACAAGAAGTGCTTAATGTGATCCGCGCACTCGCCGATGAAGGCCGCACCATGTTGTTGGTGACCCATGAAATGGGCTTTGCCCGTCAGGTCTCCAGCGAGGTGGTGTTTCTGCATCAGGGCCTGGTTGAAGAGCAAGGCTCTCCGGAGCAAGTGTTCGACAACCCGAACTCGGCGCGCTGCAAACAATTCATGTCCAGTAATCACTGA
- a CDS encoding ABC transporter substrate-binding protein, which yields MQNYKKILLAAAATLAFGTSAVAADKLKLGTEGAYPPFNLIDASGQVGGFDVEIGQALCAKMKTECEVVTSDWDGIIPALNAKKFDFLIASMSITDERKAAVDFTEPYYTNKLQFIAPKGSDFKTDKASLQNKIIGAQRATIAGTWLEDNLDGVVDIKLYDTQENAYLDLTSGRLDGVLADTFVNWEWLKSDAGKGFEFKGDPVFDNDKIGIAVRKGDALREKLNTALAEIVADGTYKKINDKYFPFSIY from the coding sequence ATGCAGAACTATAAGAAGATCCTGCTGGCCGCAGCCGCCACCCTGGCCTTCGGCACCAGCGCCGTCGCTGCTGACAAATTGAAACTGGGTACCGAAGGCGCTTACCCGCCGTTCAACCTGATCGACGCCAGTGGCCAGGTCGGCGGTTTCGACGTAGAAATCGGCCAGGCCCTGTGCGCCAAAATGAAGACCGAGTGCGAAGTCGTCACCTCCGACTGGGACGGCATCATCCCGGCGCTCAACGCGAAGAAGTTCGACTTCCTGATCGCCTCCATGTCGATCACCGACGAGCGCAAAGCGGCAGTCGACTTCACCGAGCCCTACTACACCAACAAACTGCAGTTTATCGCCCCGAAAGGCAGCGATTTCAAAACTGACAAAGCCAGCCTGCAAAACAAAATCATCGGCGCCCAGCGCGCCACCATCGCCGGCACCTGGCTGGAAGACAACCTCGATGGCGTGGTCGATATCAAGCTGTACGACACCCAGGAAAACGCCTACCTCGACCTCACCTCGGGTCGCCTTGATGGCGTACTGGCTGACACCTTCGTCAACTGGGAGTGGCTGAAGAGCGATGCCGGCAAAGGCTTCGAATTCAAAGGCGACCCGGTATTCGATAACGACAAGATCGGCATTGCCGTGCGCAAAGGCGACGCCCTGCGCGAAAAGCTGAACACCGCCCTGGCCGAGATTGTGGCTGACGGCACCTACAAGAAGATTAACGACAAGTACTTCCCGTTCAGCATCTACTAA
- a CDS encoding ABC transporter permease codes for MTFDLYGFGPALAAGTLMTIKLALSALCLGLVLGLLGALAKTSPYKPLQWLGGTYSTIVRGIPELLWVLLIYFGTVQLMRNLADLLGIESLELNAFAAGTIALGICFGAYATEVFRGAILAIPKGHREAGQALGMSKPRIFWRLILPQMWRISLPGLGNLFMILMKDTALVSVIGLEEIMRRSQIAVTSSKEPFTFYLVAAFIYLSLTVLAMIGMHLMEKRASRGFVRSAS; via the coding sequence ATGACCTTCGATCTCTACGGATTCGGCCCAGCCTTGGCTGCTGGCACCCTGATGACCATCAAGCTGGCGCTCAGCGCGCTGTGCCTGGGTCTGGTGCTCGGCTTGCTCGGCGCATTGGCCAAGACTTCCCCGTACAAGCCGCTGCAATGGCTTGGCGGAACTTACTCGACCATCGTGCGCGGCATTCCCGAGCTGCTCTGGGTGCTGCTGATTTATTTCGGCACCGTGCAGCTGATGCGCAACCTGGCGGACCTGCTCGGCATCGAAAGCCTTGAGCTAAATGCCTTCGCCGCCGGCACCATCGCCCTGGGTATCTGCTTCGGCGCCTACGCCACCGAGGTATTTCGCGGCGCAATCCTGGCGATCCCCAAAGGCCACCGCGAAGCGGGCCAAGCGCTGGGCATGTCCAAACCACGGATATTCTGGCGACTGATCCTGCCGCAGATGTGGCGCATCTCCCTGCCCGGCCTGGGCAACCTGTTTATGATCCTGATGAAGGACACCGCTCTGGTCTCGGTAATCGGCCTGGAAGAAATCATGCGCCGCTCACAAATTGCCGTGACCTCAAGCAAAGAGCCGTTCACCTTCTATCTCGTTGCAGCCTTTATCTACCTGAGCCTGACAGTCTTGGCGATGATCGGCATGCACCTGATGGAAAAACGCGCCAGCCGTGGCTTTGTCAGGAGCGCCTCATGA